The following proteins are co-located in the Pseudomonas antarctica genome:
- a CDS encoding LexA family transcriptional regulator gives MQKRNVSIVLRELLDRDRISPTELHRRTGVPQSTLSRILSGKIVDPSDKHISRIAEYFRVSTDHLRGRAAVGALRDDGRDPMHSELKDISLWDDDTPVNDDEVSIPFLREVELAAGSGRFVIEESEKASLRFGKRSLRHNGVQFDQAKCVTVRGNSMLPVLRDGATVGVNAGKSGIGDIVDGDLYAINHNGQLRVKQLYRLPTGIRLRSFNRDEHPDEDYSFQDIQDEQISILGHVFWWGMYAR, from the coding sequence ATGCAAAAACGCAACGTTTCTATCGTCTTAAGAGAGCTGCTGGACCGCGACCGGATCTCCCCCACGGAGCTTCACCGGCGTACCGGCGTGCCTCAATCTACGTTGTCCCGGATCCTCAGCGGCAAGATCGTTGATCCGTCGGACAAGCACATCTCCCGCATCGCCGAGTACTTCCGTGTCAGCACCGACCACTTGCGTGGGCGTGCAGCCGTGGGCGCTTTGCGCGATGACGGGCGCGACCCGATGCATTCGGAACTCAAGGACATAAGCCTGTGGGACGACGACACGCCCGTTAATGATGACGAGGTGTCGATCCCCTTTCTGCGCGAGGTTGAATTGGCTGCTGGATCAGGAAGATTCGTCATCGAGGAAAGCGAGAAGGCCAGCCTGCGGTTCGGCAAGCGCAGCCTGCGGCATAACGGTGTGCAGTTCGACCAGGCCAAGTGTGTAACGGTGCGCGGCAACAGCATGTTGCCGGTGCTGCGCGATGGCGCGACGGTGGGTGTCAATGCGGGCAAGAGCGGCATTGGCGATATCGTTGATGGCGACTTGTATGCCATCAATCACAATGGCCAACTGCGCGTGAAACAGCTCTACCGCCTGCCTACCGGCATTCGTCTGCGCAGTTTCAACCGTGATGAGCACCCCGACGAGGACTACAGCTTCCAGGATATCCAGGATGAGCAAATCAGCATCCTCGGTCATGTGTTCTGGTGGGGCATGTACGCCCGTTAA